The following coding sequences lie in one Prionailurus viverrinus isolate Anna unplaced genomic scaffold, UM_Priviv_1.0 scaffold_91, whole genome shotgun sequence genomic window:
- the GJC2 gene encoding gap junction gamma-2 protein — protein MPQTSVHLLISMCTHKHARVSVGPCALLYAHVCPSACVAVHLRSACACVALRGAAHRCEERGSLPQEPRLPSLPAPTHGERPQLHKVELPWSPCPPASAAPSHTCPRCLPCPFQREETRSIRHPGVSCPQTTQQQVPPPAPMTNMSWSFLTRLLEEIHNHSTFVGKVWLTVLVVFRIVLTAVGGESIYSDEQTKFTCNTRQPGCDNVCYDAFAPLSHVRFWVFQIVVISTPSVMYLGYAVHRLARASEEERRRAPRRRPTRAPLPLPLPPHPGWPDSAGLGEEEPMLGGLGEEDEESGAPEGLGEEAEAEDAGAAKGAGGDAKAAGAPGPARQHDGRRRIQREGLMRVYVAQLVARAAFEVAFLVGQYLLYGFEVRPFFPCSRQPCPHVVDCFVSRPTEKTIFLLVMYVVSCLCLLLNLCEMAHLGLGSAQDAVRGRRPPPGAPGPAPRPPPCALPAAPTGLACPPDYSLVVRAAERARSHDRDLASLALQALRDGQALEDRESPPCPGLPAAARGPQRSGAPASGSGSATSGGTGQGRPGAKPRAGSEKGSASSREGKTTVWI, from the exons atgccccaaacctCTGTGCATTTGCTTATAagtatgtgcacacacaagcatgcaCGTGTGTCTGTGGGTCCATGTGCCCTgctgtatgcacatgtgtgtccAAGTGCATGTGTGGCTGTGCATTTGAGAAGCgcgtgtgcctgtgtggctctgaGGGGCGCTGCGCACAGATGTGAGGAAAGAGGGTCACTTCCCCAGGAACCCAGGctgccctctcttcctgcccccacccacggGGAGAGGCCCCAGCTGCATAAAGTGGAGCTTCCCTGGAGCCCCTGCCCGCCTGCCTCTGCTGCGCCATCCCACACCTGCCCACGCTGCCTCCCGTGCCCATTCCAGAGGGAGGAGACCAGAAGCATTAGGCACCCTGGGGTCTCCTGTCCCCAAACTACTCAGCAGCAG gtcccaccccccgcccctatGACCAACATGAGCTGGAGTTTCCTGACGCGACTGCTGGAGGAGATCCACAACCACTCCACGTTCGTGGGCAAAGTGTGGCTCACGGTGCTGGTGGTCTTCCGCATCGTGCTCACGGCGGTGGGCGGCGAGTCCATCTACTCGGACGAGCAGACCAAGTTCACGTGCAACACGCGCCAGCCGGGCTGCGACAACGTGTGCTACGACGCGTTCGCGCCCCTGTCCCACGTGCGCTTCTGGGTCTTCCAGATCGTCGTCATCTCCACGCCCTCCGTCATGTACCTGGGGTACGCCGTGCATCGCCTGGCCCGCGCCTCCGAGGAGGAACGCCGCCGCGCGCCCCGCCGCCGTCCGACCCGCgcgcccctgcctctgcccctgccgCCCCACCCCGGCTGGCCCGACTCCGCCGGCCTGGGCGAGGAGGAGCCCATGCTGGGGGGCCTGGGCGAGGAGGACGAGGAGTCGGGGGCGCCCGAAGGCCTGGGCGAGGAGGCCGAGGCCGAGGACGCGGGCGCGGCCAAGGGCGCAGGCGGAGACGCCAAGGCGGCGGGGGCCCCGGGTCCCGCCCGGCAGCACGACGGGCGGCGGCGCATCCAGCGCGAGGGCCTGATGCGCGTGTACGTGGCCCAGCTGGTGGCGCGGGCTGCCTTCGAGGTGGCCTTCCTGGTGGGCCAGTACCTGTTGTACGGCTTCGAGGTGCGGCCTTTCTTCCCGTGCAGCCGCCAGCCCTGCCCGCACGTGGTGGACTGCTTCGTGTCTCGGCCCACCGAGAAGACCATCTTCCTGCTGGTCATGTACGTGGTCAGCTGCCTCTGCCTGCTGCTCAACCTGTGCGAGATGGCGCACCTCGGCCTGGGCAGCGCGCAGGACGCGGTGCGCGGCCGCCGGCCCCCGCCCGgcgcccccggccccgcgccgCGCCCGCCGCCCTGCGCGCTGCCCGCCGCGCCCACCGGCCTGGCTTGCCCGCCCGACTACAGCCTGGTGGTGCGCGCGGCCGAGCGCGCGCGCTCCCACGACCGGGACCTGGCGAGCCTGGCGCTGCAGGCGCTGCGGGACGGGCAAGCGTTGGAGGACCGCGAGAGCCCGCCGTGCCCCGGCCTCCCCGCGGCCGCCCGGGGGCCCCAGCGGTCCGGCGCCCCCGCCTCCGGGTCGGGCAGCGCCACGTCGGGGGGCACGGGCCAGGGCAGGCCGGGCGCCAAGCCCAGGGCGGGCTCAGAGAAGGGCAGTGCcagcagcagggaggggaagaccACCGTGTGGATCTGA